ATATCAGATGCAAAGAACTCACATGGTTTCTGGAATGTTTTGCTTAGAGGGAAAGAAACAAGAAAAGTTACAACATAACGTCAGGAAAAAGGCTAAGAAAAGCCTGACTCCACTGATGGGAACTCATACAAGCTAAACATGATAGAACTGTATTTTAATGGTGGTGAAAAAAAAGAGGTGCTCTCAGTTCTTCTTGAGATGGGCCACTTCATGGAGGTAGGCAATGAACAACTTGGTCCCTTCTATGTAGTTGTACCTGGGAAAGGAATGGGTGAGAGAAAACAATATGTCCTCAACCAATCCTTTAAAAGGAAATAAGACACTGTTgatacatctgtgtgtgtgtgttcatgcatgcatgcataaaAAAAACTGGTCAAACCAGTTTTATTTGCTGTTTCAAGTAGATATTTGTGTGTGAATgatagagagaaaggaggaaagtgagggaggaagaaagatacagagagagagcgagagagcaagagagagaagcagagtgttGAGGCTATATCAGATGCAAAGAACTCACATGGTTTCTGGAATGTTTTGCTTAGAGGGAAAGAAACAAGAAAAGTTACAACATAACGTCAGGAAAAAGGCTAAGAAAAGCCTGACTCCACTGATGGGAACTCATACAAGCTAAACATGATAGAACTGTATTTTAATGGTGGTGAAAAAAAAGAGGTGCTCTCAGTTCTTCTTGAGATGGGCCACTTCATGGAGGTAGGCAATGAACAACTTGGTCCCTTCTATGTAGTTGTACCTGGGAAAGGAATGGGTGAGAGAAAACAATATGTCCTCAACCAATCCTTTAAAAGGAAATAAGACACTGTTgatacatctgtgtgtgtgtgttcatgcatgcatgcataaaAATCAATAGATGTTCATTGTTAAAAAATGTATACATAAAGTATTAGGAGATTGAAGGGCTAACCTGCTCATCTTCTCATTCTGGGAGTGGAGGCCGTCGTCGAAGCCTCCGATGGGCATCATGATGATGCTCTTCCCGGTCACATCCTCAAAGGTCTTGGCGATGGGAATGGTTCCCCCTTCACGGATCAGGTCTGGCTCCACGTTAAACACTAGAGGAGAACAATGACAAGTCTGACTGcgtcataatgcattatacctgcAGTAGAGGAAAACCAAATGTAACCAGTGGGATTAGAAGCCAGGTCTCCTGCTCACCAAGTCAATGTCTTAACCTTTAGACCAAGAGTACATCTGCAAGGTCCAAGGGTGTTATTTGGGCATACAAGTCTCAGACAGGGCTACCTCTTCGCGATATTGTGATTCCAAATCCCTTCTGCTACACAAACATTACAATATCGCTGCACTGTCATGCCTTAACCACTGATAGGTCTACAGTACAACCACAGCACACTGGTTTCTTTTAGTGATAAGGATATCTATCTATGTCTGGTAACTTAACAACTCTAACGActacagataggcctatcactGTGAAGCTGCTGTTGTGCAATAAATGTCCAGTCAGCTACTATACGGTAATCATTACCCCTATGACCACTgttcatacaaacacacacacagacagcataaGAAAGGTCCTCTGAACCTGAAGGTTTGTCCAGAACAGAGTTGACTAAGCGTACCTCTCTTCACGGCTGCTTTCCCTGCCTCGTACAGGGGGTGCTTGGTGTCTGCTAATCATGGTCACCTTCAGCTTGTTGGGGCTCTTTCTCTTGGCAAACACAGAGTTCAGGTAGTCTGTGACCTGCAACAGAACAAATACATAACAGGCATACATGCAGTCTTCACGTCTATTTCATTAACTGAAACCAAACTGAAATAGTGAATAACTGAATAGTAAATTAACTGAATGAGCAGAATGAGGGACATTAAAATAGTGTAACAACCTGGATCAATGTTCCCTTTTCTTGGATGTATTGTATAAAGAGAGTCTAAAGGTTAGAACAATTCCAGAAATGTTtgtgtaactgtgtgtaactGCATGTAATTGTGTTGTCATGCAACTGTACAATGCAGTCGGTGAGAGGCGTGTACCACCCACCTCTTTCTTGACCACTGCTGGGTCCATGTTGGGGACCTGTCGGATGGAGAACTTGGCAATGACTTTAGCAGGGATGACCGTCTTGGTGCCAGGGCCAGAGAAGGCCCCCTCGATGCCATGGATAGTAACAGTAGGGTAGCGCCAACGATGGGCCAGCAGATCTACctgagaaatcaaatcaaatcttatttgtcacatgcgccgaatacaagtgCAGACTTTACCGAGAAAtgtttacttacgagccctttcctaacaatgcagttaaaaagtacgaaaatgtacaaatagatacaaataaaatagtatcacaataaaatatattgtgTTACTATAtacatacaggctatatacaaacagagaaacagagataggAGGAGTGAAAAACTGAAAAAAACCCACATTGAAAACGTTTTTGTATGCATTGTTTTTAGAAAAAAATCCACTCCCCTGTGCATTACCTTGTTGCTGTACATGAGTTGGCTGACGCCGATCTTGGACTTATAGCTCTCAATGTCAAAGTCAATGTCCTGGTACATCTTCCACTCTTCATCTGAGAGTGGGGCAACGGCCTCTCTGATGCCTGGGATGAGGATCTTTCCACTGGGGCTGATCAGTGTGTCTGGGGGGAAGAGGAAAACAACATAGGTCAACACACAAGCAGTCCTTATGGACACACATTTGTAGGGATATCTAATACTTTATTATTTGTGCCAACAGAGAgctcacacagacacacggacGGCAGCTTTGCATGCAAACATGAGCCAGAGATAGCTATACATTCGGTGTTAAGATAGTATTACATTCTGTCATTCATAGAGGTTAAAAACTCACCCAATATGCCGATCAGGTCTGTCATAGGCTCTATAACAGTGCCTCCATACACCCCTGAGTGTAGGTCCTGTTTGGGGCCCTCTACCTTCCAAACATACAAAGTCACCATGGCTATTCATTAATGATCTTGAAAAAGTAAAGGAGTTTCCTTGGAAATTCCCACAGAATTGGCAATGCCCCCAGCCCATCCTACCTCAGCAAAGAAGTAGCAGTTCCCCCTGGTCCCGTAGGTGAGGGCGGGGCGTCGGCTCAGCCAACCACAGTCCGAGATGATGATGTAATCGACATCGGAGAAGAACGTGTCTCTCCGCGCCACGATCATGGCGTCCAGGCCATTGGACCCGGTCTCCTCCATCCCCTCGATGATGAACTTCACATTGACTGGCAGGTCCTGCATGGGGAGAGGGCAGGGGGTGGACAGGAGGAGGGGAAAAAATAAGAATTGTTATAACAAAGGGTGGCTCGCTAATAATGGTCAGTTAGACTGCAACTCAACTTGTTTCATCACATGTCTTATGTCTCTACATCTCCTATGAGTTCACTCTGATATCTCTTCTTTCTGGAAACTCACAATGCTGAGGGCCTGGTAGACCTCCACTGTATGGATCCAGGCTAAGACAGGGGCCTTGTTGTCAGACGCCCCTCTGCCGTAGAGGTTTCCTTAGGGGTAGAATCAAAGTCATTATTTTCAGATACATGTCCATTCTGTTCACCTCACATTGACATTTTACATGCATGTATcaattacaccagttacatttcATTGGTTCAAAATACGCATGGTAAAAATCATCCCACACCCAAGTACTTGCTTCTTTCCTTCACATTAGCTATAATATCTAATGGCTGTTAGTTGTAGATAGATGTTTCTGTGTGTTGGGTCTAGAATGGATCACTGTAAAGTACTGTAAAAAATCCTTATAATACATTTGATTGCTGTGATTGTGAACGCCTGGAATCCATAGTTTACTGTTGGAACCCATAGTCTACCATTGGAACCCATAGTCTACCGTTGGAACCATAGCCTTCCGTTGGAACCCATAGACTACTGTTGGAAGCCATAACCTACCGTTGATGTCTGTCAGGTTGTAGGGTTCAGTGGCCCAGCCGTCCTCTAGTTTAGCAGGCTGAACATCCACATGTCCGTACACACAGACTGTCTGCTTACTGGGGTCACTGCCAAACTGGGCTGTCACAACCTTGGGTAAGGCCAATGTCTTGCCATCAGGCAGCTAAGCATGATGATAAAATAAATGGTAGATGCAGAAAATAACCTGAATACAGTTTGCAAGGCAGGGAGCATTTCTGTCAACACCCAACTTTCAGTATTGATTTCTGCAAACCAGTCTGATCTGATACTAAAGGACTCTAAAGACTAAGTTAAAAGCAAACAAAAAGATCCTATAACATACTCATTAAGTTGACCACATTCCAGAAAACTGACCTCTTGTACGCCGATGTCCACTAGTTCCACCTTCCCTCCCATGGCTTGTAGTTTCTCAGCCGTCATATCCATCATGCGATGGCAGTCTGGCCTCCTCAAGACATCACTGGAGTCGCTCTCTACAGCAACCCAGTCCCGCAGAGTctaacacactcacagacacacgcacagacacacacacagcatttatTTATAATGAATATTGTATTATCAGATAATAAAACAGACAACATCATGATCCTGTTTAGAAACTTGCCTGTACATATTCCTCCTGATGGCTGTCAACATACTGGCTTAGCTCATCATACTCAAATAAGTGATGAGGGTGAGGAGAGACACTTGATATAAAAACAAGGAGCATGGAAGGCAGTTGCCAGATCTTCATCTCTAAAAAGAATAGAAGGATTATTTCACTGAAAACTAAGCAATAATGAAAGCAATTTAATAAGGAGATATTAATAAACAAATTATTACATTCTTAAAAAGCTAATTGTTATATCTTATAATGTCTCACTACTCTTCTGCTTTTAAACTTTTAAACTAAAAACGACAAAGAAAATAAGTCTTACCGTAGCCTTGTAAGTTTGGACCTTCTTTAATGTTGCACTTGTCTTCAGAACCCACTGGACTGCAGTCTCCGGGGGCACACAAGGTTTTTATACCTCCGGTAACCGACTCACCTCCTGATGGGACGGGTCATGAGGTCAAGCCTTTCCTGGAGAGAAGCCAAGAAAGCTGACAAATTACATTTTCTTGCTGACAGGCACAATCATGGCACAATTGATCCAACTCTAAGAAAGAATGCATGCTGCGTCCCCTCGACATCAACAACATTAAGTCATGAACAAATTACAGTGAAGGATTTAATAGTCCGGTAATTTGTGGGGCCATGCCTATCAGGGGTGTTGAAGAAGCACTACACTTGTTCACCTGCTACACTGGAAGCATAACTTCTGGCAGGGTTTAATAAACAGCTGGGTTTTTATCTGGCCacattatacaaaataaaaaggtTATAGAGTAAAACATGTAGGTCTACATTCTGCCTAGCTCTTGACCTAGGCCTTATTATATTCCAGAGTAATGGATTCCATTTCCCAAACATCTAAAAGCCTTTTCTTTCTATAGCCTGAGCATTGGCCTGTGCCTATGAAGATGGCACTCTTGGCGGTGGAGTGAGGATCAGAATGTAGTCtacaaacaaaaataacaaacaggaCGATGAATGACACAGCAATCAAAAACTGAAGTGGCCTAACTCAAATCATAATACAGTAGGCCTattctggggcctcatttatcaaccatgcgtacatttctttttttttcttttttttctttttgtctTTTTGGGTGTAGATCAGCattatattgcagatagattctaacttccatcaatgtaattgtctgcatcacttccaatcccccatgttttatatatatattgtgatgtcacgagaggctgtgtcctggagggacgttacatccccctgaggtggctgcaaacccagacagctatggctccatctgctggtagggtcgggaactccacccctctatggccaatcttcccacgcagctgaaacaaatgaggagctgatgagctgaaggtttggaaaagggaagagacacactgagggagtgtgtggggggtgaagagacacagtctccaacctgggctctctggaggacaagagtgctgcacgtccacttccatgaggaatataaggatttggagatacttacctttgggaaatactcacctttggatatatgcacctgtggaaatacgtgagagacatttggaaggactttttgctgggttggccactagctgcaacgtggactacagtaaggctggggaaaagttatctgagcgagtgagaattatgattttggatgtggaagtgacatccctgaactgttaacccttaaagagccacaagagaacagaattttgttatattttcgttaatttcccaagacctataataaaatccttgttttgtttgaaccttgtctccttgcactacttgagcaatcccgctgaaagctgtgtagcctctcgtgacgtcacagatggtggagaatacgggcaagctcaagcgttaatagtgcatgtcagaggaggataccgaaggtttgatcacccagttttccaagttggccgtaggctccccgcccgactgaaatggaggacatattgaaagcccttgttgctggccagcacgcccagatgcaagcaaacgtggctctcttggaggagcaaaagaaagccaaccttctgaaggcagaggaattgcagttgcagagacagagggttgtccaaaatacccgcccaataaaggcaagtgactttatatctaagatgggagctaccgatgacattgaggcatacctgcatgcatttgaggccacggccactagggaagcctggcccaagcaacagtgggttggtctgttagcccccctttctaaccggggaatcgctgaatgctgtccgggacctgggccctgaccaggttactgactatgatgccctgaagtctgagatcctcagcagatatggactcacaaagtttggtatggcccagcgctttcacagctggaccttccaaccagaccaacctcctcgggcgcagatgcatgaactggtccgaatcgcaaggaaatggctggatccgcagaggaatacagcagcggcggtggtggaggccgttgtggtggatcgttacctacgcgccctgccttatgaggcaaaacggttcatcagtcaacaggccttgaccacggcggatctgaccgtggaagctgtggaaaagtaccaggccacagcggagatgctgaatgcttcccgaaaaagaccccaggagtgcggccccaccacaaatgggaagaacccgtccaaaggaccccaaggtctcgaacccagccacgtcaggacttatcccggctccagggggagccagaaaccaggcgggtccaagaagagtacaccaggagggggaaactcgacagtgttaccggtgtggggagaggggacatatctcctggcagtgtgggaaaccagccgatgaacctatgcccactgcggagtcctccagctcagcacccacacaccgttttgcctcgctcttgggagtcgtagatggcggcccagatcgacccccacctgcccggtaactgtgaatcaccatgatgtggaggccttactggattctggtagccgggccaccctggtgcgtaaggatttggtgggcccaacgtgtctgaccccgggaaagtcctcccagtttcctgtgtccatggagacaccagagaataccccatgactgaacttacaatgaccagcacacggggaaccatacacacgacggcgggggtggttgattcccctccccgtccctgtcctaattggacgagactgcccagccttttacccactctggagagagtctcaggagaggataacccgagtacctcggaaacggagaggcaagactcatcctgggaaggctccggtgcaatcctccgaattactcactcccgcccgggctctgatagggatggcaggtgcccagaccgacacagagacagagctacagaatctggacaaagaactgtctggtctgaaggggaccgctgagaggtatcgtttgttaaagcaacagttagacatgaagacagaagagttagatatcctccaggctaaactccaacagagctccttccataagcaacaggaggagctggagaggctgcgcaggaccatcgaggagtgtgaggagaccctgcgcagtagtaaggaggtccagaagaaggcagaggagaagtacaaggtgttggagaacaagatgaagaatgcggaggcagagagagagaaggaactgaaagctgctcaacagaagctaaactctgctaaaaccaaggctgatgcgttcagtaagaaactcaaggagagacaacaggaggctgagtccctggtcctagaggtggaggagttgaagagagagcaggctggcaagcaccacggcaatgcggacgccctctcccggcgtgatgcctgcttcgctgcctttaccccgacgaggacgtcggtcccgaggagggggatgtgtgatgtcacgagaggctgtgtcctggagggacgttacatccccctgaggtggctgcaaacccagacagctatggctccatctgctggtagggtcgggaactccacccctctatggccaatcttcccacgcagctgaaacaaatgaggagctgatgagctgaaggtttggaaaagggaagagacacactgagggagtgtgtggggggtgaagagacacagtctccaacctgggctctctggaggacaagagtgctgcacgtccacttccatgaggaatataaggatttggagatacttacctttgggaaatactcacctttggatatatgcacctgtggaaatacgtgagagacatttggaaggactttttgctgggttggccactagctgcaacgtggactacagtaaggctggggaaaagttatctgagcgagtgagaattatgattttggatgtggaagtgacatccctgaactgttaacccttaaagagccacaagagaacagaattttgttatattttcgttaatttcccaagacctataataaaatccttgttttgtttgaaccttgtctccttgcactacttgagcaatcccgctgaaagctgtgtagcctctcgtgacgtcacaatatatatatatatatatatatagagtggggggaaaaagtatttagtcagccaccaattgtgcaagttctcccacttaaaaagatgagagaggcctgtaattttcatcataggtacacgtcaactatgacagacaaaatgagaaaaaaaatccagaaaatcacattgtaggattttttatgaatttatttgcaaattatggtggaaaataagtatttggtcaataacaaaagtttctcaatactttgttatataccgtttgttggcaatgatacaggtcaaacgttttctgtaagtcttcacaaggttttcacacactgttgctggtattttggcccattcctgcatgcatatctcctctagagcagtgatgttttggggctgtcgctgggcaacacggactttcaactccctccaaagattttctatggggttgagatctggagactggctaggccactacaggaccttgaaatgcttcttacgaagccactccttcgttgcccgggcggtgtgtttgggatcattgtcatgctgaaagacccagccacgtttcatcttcaatgcccttgctgatggaaggaggttttcactcaaaatctcacgatacatggccccattcattctttcctttacacagatcagtcgtcctggtccctttgcagaaaaacagcaccaaagcatgatgtttccacccccatgcttcacagtaggtatggtgttctttggatgcaactcagcattctttgtcctccaaacacgatgagttgagtttttaccaaaaagttatattttggtttcatctgaccatatgacattctcccaatcctcttctggatcatccaaatgcactctagcaaacttcagacgggcctggacatgtactggcttaagcagggggacacgtctggcactgcaggatttgagtccctggtggcgtagtgtgttactgatggtaggctttgttactttggtctcagctctctgcaggtcattcactaggtccccccgtgtggttctgggatttttgctcacctttcttgtgatcattttgaccccacggggtgagatcttgcgtggagcccagatcaagggagattatcagtggtcttgtatgtcttccatttcctaataattgctcccacagttgatttcttcaaaccaagctgcttacctattgcagattcagtcttcccagcctggtgcaggtctacaattttgtttctggtgtcctttgacagctctttggtcttggccatagtggagtttggagtgtgactgtttgaggttgtggacaggtgtcttttatactgataacaagttcaaacaggtgccattaatacagctaacgggtgggggacagaggagcctcttaaagaagaagttacaggtctgtgagagccagaaatcttgcttgtttgtaggtgaccaaatacttattttccaccataatttgcaaataaattcattaaaaatcctacaatgtgattttctggaattatttttctcaatttgtctgtcatagttgacgtgtacctatgatgaaaattacaggcctctctcatctttttaagtgggagaacttacacaattggtggctgactaaatacttttttcccccactgtatcttttaactccatccatataggatttctatttgccatatatatttcaactgtactgtgatgtcttacaaaagttctgaacctttctattctcattgtttctacagattgtgaattgaaaataaacatttttgctaacagtattattatgttattgatcaattgactatgacttttcagatcacccagtagtgctatctgcagggttagctccaggtaaatattgcaatcctttagccattcctggatctgtgtccaaaaacaagctacaagtggacagtaccaaaacaaatgatctaatgattgtctcttcgcagcaaaatctgcagagctgggaaaattgtatcccccatataaataacattctattggtagcaagaattttatataatcatttaaattgaaagattttaagttttgaatccggtgtcgttttgcgtatcagttcataaacactatgccatgggatcggtacgtcaaaaatctcttcccaactattttgcaatgtacagtggggaaaaaaagtatttagtcagccaccaattgtgcaagttctcccacttaaaaagatgagagaggcctgtcattttcatcataggtacacgtcaactatgacagacaaattgagaaaaaaaaatccagaaaatcacattgtaggattttttatgaatttatttgcaaattatggtggaaaataagtatttggtcacctacaaacaagcaagatttctggctctcacagacctgtaacttcttctttaagaggctcctctgtcctccactcgttacctgtattaatggcacctgtttgaacttgttatcagtataaaagacacctgtccacaacctcaaacagtcacactccaaactccactatggtcaagaccaaagagctgtcaaaggacaccagaaacaaaattgtagacctgcaccaggctgggaagactgaatctgcaataggtaagcagcttggtttgaagaaatcaactgtgggagcaattattaggaaatggaagacatacaagaccactgataatctccctcgatctggggctccacgcaagatctcaccccgtggggtcaaaatgatcacaagaacggtgagcaaaaatcccagaaccacacggggggacctagtgaatgacctgcagagagctgggaccaaagtaacaaagcctaccatcagtaacacactactccgccagggactcaaatcctgcattgccagacgtgtccccctgcttaagccagtacatgtccaggcccgtctgaagtttgctagagtgcatttggatgatccagaagaggattgggagaatgtcatatggtcagatgaaaccaaaatataactttttggtaaaaactcaactcatcgtgtttggaggacaaagaatgctgagttgcattcaaagaacaccatacctactgtgaagcatgggggtggaaacttcatgctttggggctgtttttctgcaaagggaccaggacgactgatccgtgtaaaggaaagaatgaatggggccatgtatcatgagattttgagtgaaaacctccttccatcagcaagggcattgaagatgaaacgtggctgggtcttttagcatgacaatgatcccaaacacacctcccgggcaacgaaggagtggcttcgtaagaagcatttcaaggtcctggagtggcctagccagtctccagatctcaaccccatagaaaatctttggagggagttgaaagtccgtgttgcccagcgacagccccaaaacatcactgctctagaggagatctgcatggaggaatgggccaaaataccagcaacagtgtgtgaaaaccatgtgaagacttacagaaaacgtttgacctgtgtcattgccaacaaggggtatataacaaagtattgagaaacttttgttattgaccaaatacttattttccaccataatttgcaaataaattcataaaaaatcctacaatgtgattttctggaaaaaaaattctcattttgtctgtcatagttgacatgtacctatgatgaaaattacaggcctctctcatctttttaagtgggagaacttgcacaattggtggctgactaaatactttttttccccactgtatatgggacggctgtcaatcccttggtccttaaatgaaactgatttacctttttatttatcatagttttccttaaccaattattttctttaatgtaaggctgacagacaagttccttactttctcctccttccactttcctcttccatttttgcggtaaggctgcaattatttggttgtaattttgggtagagcagacatttccatatgtttttgttagctgcatgtgcgacataactccaccagtcctaccgataatatcatttacaaagattataccttttttaaacatgttGTCAaattttttaaagtttttttttagtttaaccacaatatttgttgcattatttgttctgtcgtttctggaggattaaattgaaattgcaaccaacttctatggcttgttttagaaatagtgatatctgggagatgatttccttttcaaataactgaaagtgagaggttgtaatctgaataaaggggaaaggccattcttgaacattgggtgagacaatcttac
This genomic window from Coregonus clupeaformis isolate EN_2021a unplaced genomic scaffold, ASM2061545v1 scaf1418, whole genome shotgun sequence contains:
- the LOC121559772 gene encoding LOW QUALITY PROTEIN: cytosolic non-specific dipeptidase (The sequence of the model RefSeq protein was modified relative to this genomic sequence to represent the inferred CDS: inserted 2 bases in 1 codon) encodes the protein MKIWQLPSMLLVFISSVSPHPHHLFEYDELSQYVDSHQEEYVQTLRDWVAVESDSSDVLRRPDCHRMMDMTAEKLQAMGGKVELVDIGVQELPDGKTLALPKVVTAQFGSDPSKQTVCVYGHVDVQPAKLEDGWATEPYNLTDINGNLYGRGASDNKAPVLAWIHTVEVYQALSIDLPVNVKFIIEGMEETGSNGLDAMIVARRDTFFSDVDYIIISDCGWLSRRPALTYGTRGNCYFFAEVEGPKQDLHSGVYGGTVIEPMTDLIGILDTLISPSGKILIPGIREAVAPLSDEEWKMYQDIDFDIESYKSKIGVSQLMYSNKVDLLAHRWRYPTVTIHGIEGAFSGPGTKTVIPAKVIAKFSIRQVPNMDPAVVKKEVTDYLNSVFAKRKSPNKLKVTMXLADTKHPLYEAGKAAVKRVFNVEPDLIREGGTIPIAKTFEDVTGKSIIMMPIGGFDDGLHSQNEKMSRYNYIEGTKLFIAYLHEVAHLKKN